Proteins found in one Plasmodium malariae genome assembly, chromosome: 13 genomic segment:
- the PmUG01_13022700 gene encoding conserved Plasmodium protein, unknown function: protein MLILGHKIGRCVKIRKANFPKFMNFSSNIKNDIYNQYETFITIGNKNPEQVINLLNEINKEKGCDTELIKNITNHIYDFSEDFFCPQLVKVLENYVMLKYSDETLLAMVCNRIDDLVSIKSCLRTKIMINIFKQLNFHHPLVKLPLLSQLNDNINDYKNELVSIIKNISYLYVDTCTSHNIMNRVIVNYDYYDKDIFTIFEAFSRLDDYTEMFIDLMVEKVQNIEQSNRCCSLKDFLKFLSAYKRIGLNENTYLHTQFEKKINNIKLLSPSNISYILLQMVSAKYRNEHLFELLMMNIENYINSNRGETNYEKTNLFFYDLASCNERKKRSKSANCAIVKGGKAIKSENVIDKDEELRIYENTYSSICNRYILYFLPFHLLLLILLDYDNKNILMHLLTICVSDYLSLYDTSDLIKLLYAHTLLLVMIGKKDNNKSKTAKLEGNVLHIFMALQYVYKSATINDLKILHNCFLYHHNIFKNNSSKLKKLQDDLLYTECFSILPSSYSNLKFEQLEVVRCASSSYLKNVNNDSIYFYLNKNDFFSSNQYHYDNLLLNVRLKIDILKKRHSTSSLKIIYKENIIKSE, encoded by the coding sequence ATGCTTATACTCGGACATAAAATTGGAAGGTGCgtaaaaattagaaaagcGAATTTTCCGAAATTTATGAACTTCagttcaaatataaaaaatgacatATATAATCAGTATGAGACTTTTATAACTATAGGAAATAAAAATCCTGAACAAGtcataaatttattgaacgaaataaataaggaaaagGGATGTGACACtgagttaataaaaaatattacgaaTCATATATACGACTTTAGTGAAGACTTTTTTTGTCCGCAATTAGTTAAGGTTTTAGAAAATTATgtaatgttaaaatattcGGATGAAACCTTACTAGCAATGGTATGCAACCGAATAGACGACTTGGTAAGTATAAAATCTTGtttaagaacaaaaataatgataaatatttttaaacaacTAAATTTCCATCATCCGTTGGTTAAACTTCCATTACTGTCTCAactaaatgataatattaatgattataaaaatgagttagtttctattataaaaaatatatcttatttatatgtagATACCTGCACAAGtcataatattatgaacCGTGTAATAGTaaattatgattattatgACAAGGATATATTTACCATATTTGAAGCTTTTAGTAGGCTAGATGATTATACAGAAATGTTTATCGATTTAATGGTAGAAAAAGTACAAAATATAGAACAAAGTAATAGATGTTGTAGTTTAAaagattttcttaaattcCTCAGTGCATATAAGAGAATAggattaaatgaaaatacatatttacatacacaatttgaaaaaaaaataaataatattaaattattatctcctagtaatatttcttatattctTCTGCAAATGGTATCAGCCAAATATAGAAATGAACACTTATTTGAATTGTTAATGATgaatatagaaaattatataaacagtAACAGGGGAGAAACAAATTATGAAAAGACAAATTTATTCTTCTATGATTTGGCTAGTTGTAATGAGAGGAAAAAGAGAAGTAAAAGTGCCAATTGTGCTATAGTTAAAGGAGGAAAGGCGataaaaagtgaaaatgTAATTGATAAGGATGAAGAATTAcgaatttatgaaaatactTATAGTTCCATTTGTAACagatacattttatattttttaccttttcatTTACTTTTGCTAATATTGTTagattatgataataaaaatatattaatgcacTTGCTTACCATATGTGTAAGTGACTATCTGTCCTTATATGATACATCAGATTTGATTAAATTGTTATATGCCCACACTCTTCTTCTAGTAATGATTGGAAAAAAGGATAATAATAAGAGTAAAACTGCAAAACTAGAAGGAAACgttttacatatattcatgGCTCttcaatatgtatataaaagtGCTACTATTAATGATctgaaaatattacataattgctttttatatcatcataatatttttaaaaataatagcagCAAATTGAAAAAGCTACAAGACGATTTGTTATATACAGAATGCTTTTCAATATTGCCATCATCCTATTCTAATTTAAAGTTTGAACAGCTAGAAGTGGTCAGATGTGCTAGTTCAtcatatttgaaaaatgtgAACAATGATtcgatttatttttacttaaataaGAATGATTTCTTTTCATCAAACCAGTATCATTATGATAACTTGTTGTTAAATGTTAGGCTCAAaattgatattttaaaaaagcgTCACAGTACTAGTAGTCTGAAGATAATTTATAAGGAAAACATCATTAAAAGTGAGTAG
- the PmUG01_13022800 gene encoding conserved Plasmodium protein, unknown function encodes MYELKSVGNRSDDYDDCDSTRESKILDMEEGESIKKGDIYTKKVSISSSNFFVGNNKSTSNGEKKMKQISDSKTFKRKVTTKDIVNCPKEYHANFISMFLFIIGSAFFRFPILYVAGCIIFAIASAMCLYSNLISAMYVKNKKKKEFYGFLCYIAGCAIFILGSVYCCFKDDYFAVITFILGSFYFLVGAIFFLYNFNLRNIKGVKYQIVIVYMSNLFGGLIFTVASIMFFYEHLYNYACYLYVGGSILFTLGTWFDYIIHVRNTF; translated from the coding sequence ATGTATGAACTAAAAAGTGTAGGGAATCGAAGTGATGATTATGATGATTGTGATTCAACACGAGAGTCAAAAATATTAGATATGGAAGAAGGAGAAAGCATAAAAAAGGGAgatatttatacaaaaaaagtaaGTATAAGCAgttcaaatttttttgtgggtaataataaaagtacttcaaatggggaaaaaaaaatgaaacaaattaGTGACAGTAAGacatttaaaagaaaagtaaCAACAAAAGATATTGTTAATTGCCCTAAAGAATATCATGCTAATTTTATTAgcatgtttttatttataataggTAGTGCTTTTTTTCGGTTTCCAATATTGTATGTAGCTGGttgtataatttttgcaATAGCAAGTGCAATGTGTTTATATAGTAATTTAATAAGTGCAAtgtatgttaaaaataaaaaaaaaaaagaattttatggATTTTTATGTTACATAGCAGGATGTGCAATTTTCATACTTGGTTCTGTTTATTGCTGCTTTAAAGATGATTATTTTGCtgttattacatttattttgggaagtttttattttttagttggagcaatattttttttatataattttaaccTACGTAATATAAAAGGTGTGAAATATCAAATTGTAATTGTGTATATGTCAAATCTTTTTGGAGGACTTATATTCACAGTTGCTagtattatgtttttttatgagcatttatataattatgcttGTTACTTATATGTTGGAGGAAGTATATTATTCACACTAGGAACATGGTTTGATTATATCATTCATGTGAGGAATACTTTTTGA
- the PmUG01_13022900 gene encoding pantothenate kinase, putative, producing the protein MGNTIGVECSFGHVHVTSILINEKIRKKKNAYSLIGNTCSDVSKNNYSDNNNGGLNNICSNNYASPYEKRKEKDEFNTHGKSNNDYLKMQKDMFVYMLNIKHIIEGDVQMAVLKNNADICEHAQFSLAHLTNFFKGEEKKDLLDCFPIFNNFVKSEVGINIQTDEAIKVDIYGKSTIHMDNHGDAINTLKGEDEIARIYFFTVQVKHIEEALFKCTKDIIKNVAVNLTGGQNYYIEIKLRKLIELKSMHYHKEIKCIQSAINFLKKFYPGCLYHFLMSKENNEAVKNGGDSINDRNKLREHLLNKEEAGNICPYLIVNVKRGISYHLVNEKNIIQRIGSCFISYKTIQNLFFLITGKFCSLQRICKLAINGINRTFDMTVGDIYGTSYGNAGLSSDLTASFFGNAQHISNIKSLFNCYDADVDEDEKENEDHVEEGTNSKGDSKALINTHEDVASSTFETSTCAYFSDSSISTLTGSDNSSTHFFTSKTHNNLAFKYMKRNNNSGRPFFLNFYSHSSYTYESCITEQVKPILQKEGEKEEANTFLRNSISDTELSLNTQEKIKCIKRGVNKNITMNSYEDKRGLYPLLNKKFNGLKINPLTNMRKFEQNSEQIRKKNFNKVINCCSGKNTFEKIKCVNENKSEQSSANNEYGEINNFFLENKNEGAENRLFINNNIGNKTHCRKKKRTVKFNKKECDLMKSLLSMVIFNSAQQSYIHSYLYNVKHIVFSGILLDNEACLQLMKIYITFMYHNEQKLYFTKVSPYVSSLGAALQMLSCFI; encoded by the coding sequence ATGGGTAACACCATAGGCGTGGAATGTTCATTCGGTCATGTTCATGTGACgagtattttaataaatgaaaaaattagaaaaaaaaaaaatgcatatagtTTGATTGGAAACACGTGTAGCGACGTTTCTAAGAATAATTAcagtgataataataatggggGATTGAACAATATATGTAGTAATAATTATGCTTCACCATATGAgaagagaaaagaaaaagatgaatTCAATACACATGGTAAATCAAACaatgattatttaaaaatgcaaaaagatatgtttgtatatatgctaaatataaaacatattattgAAGGTGATGTCCAAATGgctgtattaaaaaataatgcggATATATGCGAACATGCACAATTTTCGCTAGCTCATTTAACCAACTTTTTTAAAGgggaagaaaagaaagacTTGCTTGATtgttttcctatttttaataattttgtgAAAAGCGAAGTGGGTATCAATATACAAACAGATGAAGCGATAAAAGTAGACATATATGGAAAGAGCACTATACATATGGACAATCACGGTGATGCTATTAATACTCTGAAAGGTGAGGATGAAATAGCCcgaatttatttctttactGTACAGGTAAAACATATTGAGGAAGCTCTGTTTAAATGTACCAAagacataataaaaaacgtAGCAGTAAATTTAACGGGGggacaaaattattatatagagATCAAATTAAGAAAACTAATAGAACTTAAAAGTATGCACTAtcataaagaaataaaatgcatACAGAGTGCCATAAactttttaaagaaattttatcCTGGTTGTCTGTATCATTTCTTAATGTCAAAAGAGAACAATGAAGCAGTCAAGAATGGAGGAGATTCCATAAATGATAGAAATAAACTAAGGGAGCATCTTTTGAACAAAGAAGAAGCTGGTAATATATGCCCCTATCTAATAGTAAATGTAAAACGAGGTATTAGCTATCACCTAGttaatgaaaagaatattatacaACGAATTGGTAGTTGCTTTATTAGTTATAAGACtattcaaaatttattttttttaataactgGAAAATTTTGTTCCTTACAAAGAATTTGTAAACTGGCTATTAATGGGATAAATCGAACTTTTGATATGACTGTTGGTGATATTTATGGTACATCTTATGGCAATGCGGGTTTAAGTAGCGATCTAACTGCGTCCTTTTTTGGTAATGCTCAACATATATCCAACATTAAAAGCTTATTTAACTGTTATGATGCGGATGTGGATGAggatgaaaaagaaaatgaagacCATGTTGAAGAAGGGACAAATTCAAAAGGGGATAGTAAGGCACTGATAAATACCCATGAAGACGTGGCTAGCTCTACTTTTGAAACAAGTACATGTGCTTATTTTAGTGATAGTAGCATAAGTACACTTACTGGAAGTGATAATAGCAGTACccatttttttacttcaaaAACTCACAATAATTTGGcgtttaaatatatgaaacgGAACAATAACAGCGGTagacctttttttttaaatttttatagcCATTCTAGTTATACATATGAGAGCTGCATAACTGAGCAGGTAAAACCAATATTGCAAAAGGAGGgtgaaaaagaagaagcaaATACATTTCTGAGGAATTCCATAAGTGATACAGAATTAAGCTTAAATACgcaggaaaaaataaaatgtattaaaaggggggtaaataaaaatattactatgaATAGCTACGAAGACAAACGAGGTCTTTACCccttattaaataaaaaatttaatggaTTAAAAATTAACCCCTTAACGAACATGCGAAAGTTCGAACAAAATTCTGAGCaaatcagaaaaaaaaattttaacaaagtaataaattgttgttcaggaaaaaatacatttgaAAAGATAAAGTGCGTGAATGAAAATAAGAGTGAACAGTCTAGTGCCAATAACGAGTACGGTgagataaataatttttttttggaaaataaaaatgaaggcGCTGAGAACAGACTTTTCattaataacaatattgGCAATAAAACTCATTGCAGGAAAAAAAAGCGTACAgtgaaatttaataaaaaggaatgCGATTTGATGAAATCGTTACTGTCTATGGTCATATTTAACTCAGCACAGCagtcatatatacatagttACTTATATAATGTGAAGCACATTGTTTTTTCAGGTATACTTTTGGACAATGAAGCTTGTTTACAACtgatgaaaatttatataacgTTCATGTATCATAATGAGcagaaattatattttaccaAAGTTTCTCCTTATGTTAGTAGTTTAGGGGCTGCCTTGCAAATGTTAAGCTGTTTTATCTGA
- the PmUG01_13023000 gene encoding conserved Plasmodium protein, unknown function, which translates to MQSQTRRVNATLRKCTEMDAMNRLYSIQLIEQRERIENLRRKLNSYNKNIEQQESIFNHLIKYTDGFLNNIIAFLENLTYAKKFNLLTSCSRCYLVDDKDEINLVNNFNKASTCICKKIKSRKSVNNKCKNTIVYNKTSFYVEENTNRKKNKKNKNKYKKDLKKKYLQQNENIYNLHNPYDTVEVKELYNIYRKQSLSSCDNYYIN; encoded by the exons ATGCAGAGCCAAACTAGACGA GTAAATGCAACATTGAGAAAATGTACGGAAATGGATGCTATGAATCGTCTTTATAGTATTCAGTTAATTGAGCAGAGGGAACGAATAGAAAATTTaagaagaaaattaaattcttacaataaaaatatagaacaaCAGGAAAGTATTTTCAACCatcttataaaatatactgacggatttttaaataatataat AGCCTTCCTGGAAAATCTAACATAcgcaaaaaaatttaacttaCTAACAAGCTGCTCGAGATGCTACCTTGTCGATGACAAG GATGAGATAAACCTTGTGAACAACTTCAACAAAGCGAGCACTTGTATATGCAAAAAGATCAAGTCCAGAAAATCAGTTAATAACAAATGTAAAAACACCAtcgtatataataaaactagCTTTTACGTAGAGGAAAATactaatagaaaaaaaaataagaaaaataaaaataaatataaaaaggacttgaaaaaaaagtatttacagcaaaatgaaaatatatataatcttcATAATCCTTACGATACTGTCGAAGTCAAGGAGTTGTATAACATTTACAGAAAACAGAGTTTAAGTTCTTGCGATAACTACTACATAAATTAG
- the PmUG01_13023100 gene encoding ribonucleoside-diphosphate reductase, large subunit, putative yields MAENIKRLPMACDSGEIKKSLSGRISDDGIKRTPSGKPIQTMYVLNRKGEEEDISFDQILKRIQRLSYGLHELVDPARVTQGVINGMYSGIKTCELDELAAQTCAYMATTHPDFSILAARITTDNLHKNTSDDIGEVAEALYTYKDVRGRPASLISKEVYEFILQNKERLNKEIDYTRDFNYDYFGFKTLERSYLLRINNKIIERPQHLLMRVSIGIHIDDIDKALETYHLMSQKYFTHATPTLFNSGTPRPQMSSCFLLSMKSDSIEGIFETLKQCALISKTAGGIGVAVQDIRGQNSYIRGTNGISNGLVPMLRVFNDTARYVDQGGGKRKGSFAVYIEPWHSDIFEFLDLRKNHGKEELRARDLFYAVWVPDLFMKRVKENQNWTLMCPNECPGLSETWGEEFEKLYVKYEEENMGKKTVLAQDLWFAILQSQIETGVPYMLYKDSCNAKSNQKNLGTIKCSNLCCEIIEYTSPDEVAVCNLASIALCKFVDLEKKEFNFKKLYEITKIITRNLDKIIERNYYPIKEAKVSNKRHRPIGIGVQGLADTFMLLRYPYESDEAKELNRRIFETMYYAALEMSMELAMIHGPYESYQGSPASQGILQFDMWNKKVDSKYWNWDELKLKIRKHGLRNSLLLAPMPTASTSQILGNNESFEPYTSNIYYRRVLSGEFFVVNPHLLKDLFDRGLWDEDMKQQLIAHNGSVQYISEIPNDLKELYKTVWEIKQKNIIDMAADRGVFIDQSQSLNIYIQKPTFAKLSSMHFYGWEKGLKTGAYYLRTQAATDAIKFTVDMHVAKNAAKMKNADGGAGVAITRETSRETISTDFTVTQNVCPLRRNNDDQCLMCSG; encoded by the exons ATGGCGGAAAACATAAAACGCTTGCCGATGGCGTGCGATAGtggagaaataaaaaagagctTGTCAGGGAGGATATCAGATGATGGGATTAAAAGAACACCATCAGGAAAACCTATACAAACAATGTATGTATTGAATAGAAAGGGAGAAGAAGAAGATATATCGTTTGATcaaattttgaaaagaatACAAAGATTATCATATGGTCTTCATGAATTAGTAGATCCAGCAAGAGTAACACAAGGAGTAATTAATGGTATGTATAGTGGAATAAAAACATGTGAATTAGATGAATTAGCAGCTCAgacatgtgcatatatggCTACAACTCATCCagatttttcaattttagcTGCAAGAATTACAACAgataatttacataaaaatactaGTGATGATATAGGGGAAGTAGCAGAagcattatatacatataaagaTGTAAGAGGAAGACCAGCAAGTTTAATAAGTAAAGAAgtatatgaatttattttacaaaataaagaacGATTGAATAAAGAAATTGATTATACACGTGATTTtaattatgattattttGGATTTAAGACATTAGAAAGATCTTATTTATTACGTATTAACaacaaaattattgaaaGACCACAACATTTATTAATGAGAGTATCGATAGGTATACATATTGATGATATAGATAAAGCATTAGAAACTTATCATTTGATGTCTCAAAAATATTTCACTCATGCTACACCAACATTATTTAATTCTGGTACTCCTAGACCCCAAATGTCGTcttgttttcttttatctATGAAATCAGATTCAATAGAAGGTATATTCGAAACACTAAAACAGTGTGCTCTTATTAGTAAAACAGCTGGTGGTATAGGTGTAGCAGTACAAGATATAAGAGGACAAAATTCGTATATTAGAGGTACGAATGGAATTTCAAATGGACTCGTACCTATGTTAAGAGTTTTTAATGATACAGCTAGATATGTAGATCAAGGaggaggaaaaagaaaaggttCTTTTGCTGTTTATATTGAACCATGGCATTCAGATATATTCGAATTTTTagatttaagaaaaaatcatGGCAAAGAAGAATTAAGAGCAAGAGATTTGTTTTATGCTGTTTGGGTTCCTGACTTGTTCATGAAAAGAGTAAAAGAAAATCAAAATTGGACTTTAATGTGTCCAAATGAATGCCCAGGACTAAGTGAAACATGGGGTGaagaatttgaaaaattatatgttaagtatgaagaagaaaatatggGCAAAAAAACTGTATTAGCACAAGATTTATGGTTTGCTATATTACAAAGTCAAATTGAAACAGGTGTTccatatatgttatataaagACTCATGTAATGCTAAATCGAATCAAAAAAATCTAGGTACTATCAAATGTAGTAATTTGTGTTGTGAAATTATTGAGTATACTTCACCTGATGAAGTTGCTGTATGTAATCTTGCTTCTATTGCTTTATGCAAATTTGTGGacttggaaaaaaaagaatttaattttaaaaaattatatgaaattacaaaaattattactagAAATCtagataaaataattgaaagAAATTATTACCCTATTAAAGAAGCCAAAGTGTCTAACAAGAGGCATAGACCTATAGGTATAGGTGTTCAGGGGTTAGCAGATACTTTTATGCTTTTGAGATATCCCTATGAGTCGGATGAAGCTAAAGAGTTGAATAGAAGAATATTCGAAACCATGTACTATGCTGCTTTAGAAATGTCTATGGAATTAGCAATGATTCATGGACCTTATGAATCTTATCAGGGTAGTCCAGCTAGTCAAGGTATTCTACAATTTGATATGTGGAATAAAAAGGTAGATAGTAAGTACTGGAATTGGGATGAACTAAAGCTCAAAATACGTAAACATGGTTTAAGGAATTCTTTACTACTTGCACCTATGCCAACTGCTTCTACATCTCAAATACTTGGGAATAACGAATCCTTTGAACCTTATACTAGTAACATTTATTATAGAAGAGTTTTGAGTGGAGAATTTTTTGTCGTTAACCCTCATTTGTTAAAAGATCTATTCGATAGGGGCTTATGGGACGAAGATATGAAACAGCAGTTAATTGCGCATAATGGAAGTGTCCAGTATATAAGTGAAATACCCAATGATTTGAAGGAACTCTACAAAACAGTCTGGGAAATCAAACAAAAGAACATTATCGACATGGCTGCCGATCGGGGAGTTTTTATCGACCAG TCACAGTCGCTGAACATTTACATCCAAAAGCCAACATTCGCAAAACTTTCAAGTATGCATTTCTACGGATGGGAAAAAGGCTTAAAGACCGGGGCCTACTACTTGAGAACACAAGCAGCAACGGACGCGATTAAATTTACTGTTGATATGCACGTAGCGAAAAATGcagcaaaaatgaaaaatgctGATGGAGGAGCAGGAGTAGCTATTACAAGAGAAACATCAAGAGAAACTATTTCAACAGATTTTACTGTTACTCAAAATGTTTGCCCACTGCGTCGTAATAATGACGATCAGTGCCTGATGTGTTCaggataa
- the PmUG01_13023200 gene encoding conserved Plasmodium protein, unknown function, translating to MRLYTLTCIYIVVVFVSTLSVKIQRSIHYINNKILKNTRINNKAPKNFVHINNHKEQTYLQKVQSNIVQAGETLGEKLGKKFGKGINNPISIAAIIFAISSVIGFFYKRGEKETGKKTNDSYKSNNELSKYRCVKCNLVMFPAKGREQKFLKENFICPNCGQSNMDKHVAKK from the exons ATGAGGTTATATACTTTAACATGTATCTACATTGTAGTAGTATTTGTATCAACATTATCAGTTAAAATTCAAAGAagtattcattatattaacaataaaatattaaagaatacACGGATTAATAACAAAGCtccaaaaaattttgttcatataaataatcatAAAGAACAAACATATTTACAAAAGGTGCAATCTAATATAGTTCAGGCTGGAGAAACCCTCGGCGAAAAGCTGGGCAAAAAATTTGGCAAAGGAATAAATAACCCCATCAGCATAGCTGCTATAATTTTTGCTATTAGTTCGGTAATAG GCTTTTTTTACAAGAGAGGAGAAAAAGAGACAGGTAAAAAGACAAATGATTCATATAAATCTAATAACGAATTATCCAAATATAGATGTGTAAAATGCAATTTAGTAATGTTTCCAGCTAAAGGAAGGGAACAGAAGTTTTTAAAAGAG AATTTCATTTGCCCCAACTGTGGACAGTCTAACATGGACAAGCATGTAGCGAAAAAATAG